Proteins encoded by one window of Halobacteriovorax sp. GB3:
- a CDS encoding phosphatase domain-containing protein translates to MKRPHLVHFLAIKTDDTIALKASVTMRETLLMDKVEVDLIKPRFPIQAYKLLNAYDFTMKIVCLDENQNEVYVKSYESDSYGNFYFKIPLSTEQRKKVHVLQIYETRKTPGLEYHLGSFIPINVEGPKKLVICDFDKTLVDTRYSTTKELYRSLTSPIESFPKIPKSIEILQNYTQKGFHPFILSASPHFYEDAMRDWLYQNKVYTAGIFLKDYRKIFSLFEDDLTTKDLKIQGLYKLNHLLDILHMTSIPDEIVLMGDNFESDPLIYLGLARILEGRTEPRKMWSILKSLDAFQLTKKQESQLLNKIYQLQSLIAQRQHRAVKVKIYIRKKASEEELIVPDEFLPYKHTIELYEGLSEKSLLEKDTRSKQNDIANAENESHSMK, encoded by the coding sequence ATGAAAAGACCACATCTCGTTCATTTTTTGGCCATTAAAACAGACGACACGATCGCGTTAAAAGCATCAGTAACGATGCGCGAGACACTTCTTATGGATAAAGTGGAAGTTGATCTTATCAAACCACGCTTTCCTATTCAGGCCTATAAGCTACTCAATGCCTATGATTTTACCATGAAGATCGTGTGCTTGGATGAAAATCAGAACGAAGTTTACGTTAAAAGCTATGAGTCAGACTCCTATGGAAACTTTTATTTCAAAATTCCTCTTTCAACAGAACAGCGTAAAAAAGTACACGTTCTTCAGATATATGAGACAAGAAAAACACCAGGACTTGAATACCATCTTGGAAGTTTTATCCCTATCAATGTAGAGGGCCCTAAAAAACTTGTTATTTGCGATTTTGACAAGACTCTTGTCGATACGCGCTACTCGACGACAAAAGAACTCTACCGCTCTTTGACAAGCCCTATTGAGAGTTTTCCAAAGATCCCAAAGAGCATTGAAATTTTACAAAATTATACTCAAAAAGGATTTCATCCATTCATTCTCTCGGCTTCGCCCCATTTTTACGAGGATGCCATGAGAGACTGGCTCTACCAAAATAAAGTTTATACGGCTGGAATTTTTCTCAAAGATTATCGTAAAATCTTCTCTCTCTTTGAAGATGATTTAACAACCAAAGATTTAAAGATTCAAGGCCTCTATAAACTGAATCATCTTCTCGATATTCTTCATATGACAAGTATTCCAGATGAGATTGTCCTAATGGGTGATAATTTTGAATCTGATCCGTTAATCTATCTGGGACTAGCACGAATACTTGAAGGAAGAACAGAGCCAAGAAAAATGTGGAGTATACTGAAGAGTCTCGATGCCTTTCAATTAACTAAGAAGCAAGAGTCTCAACTTCTTAATAAGATCTATCAGCTCCAATCTCTTATTGCTCAGAGGCAACATAGAGCTGTCAAAGTGAAAATCTATATTAGAAAAAAAGCAAGTGAAGAGGAATTGATCGTTCCCGATGAATTTCTCCCCTACAAGCATACCATTGAACTCTACGAAGGGCTCAGTGAAAAAAGCCTCTTAGAAAAAGACACTCGGAGCAAACAAAACGATATAGCCAATGCTGAAAACGAGTCCCATTCGATGAAATGA
- a CDS encoding 4a-hydroxytetrahydrobiopterin dehydratase, translated as MSLVTKKCTPCSGGVPPLEKDEIEVLMKELSPRWRLTHGAKRLLRKESFDDFLKPMEFANEIGKMAEEQWHHPELHVGHGHLDIEVWTHKINGLVESDFIFASKVDRILEG; from the coding sequence ATGAGTCTTGTTACAAAGAAGTGTACACCTTGTAGTGGAGGGGTCCCCCCTCTTGAAAAAGATGAAATTGAGGTTCTTATGAAAGAGCTCTCTCCTCGCTGGAGACTTACTCATGGCGCAAAGAGGCTCCTTAGAAAAGAGAGCTTCGATGACTTTTTAAAACCGATGGAGTTTGCCAATGAAATAGGGAAAATGGCCGAAGAGCAGTGGCATCATCCTGAGTTGCATGTTGGCCATGGGCATCTTGATATTGAAGTATGGACACATAAAATAAACGGACTAGTAGAAAGTGATTTTATATTCGCTTCAAAAGTCGATCGTATACTGGAGGGTTAA
- a CDS encoding trypsin-like serine peptidase yields MGKFKKVFSIVLFSTLLVSCEEVETCSDSFLADKENLEEQFIQLHKSDSTKEQSELFFVSLSEFLKKHEDKLCEHDGEELNVHAKIKDFIASQKTQEKEILYTPEVVYGQDNRIDVDLHPNQKLREYDRSVATQIEKKYIDANFFIDAPTIKESWNLCPSERFLAQMNPGNCTGFLVEEDLIATAGHCMTSLETCEDFYWAFDFKDSTTQFDSSQIYRCKEIEKQVLDHSTMLDYALVRLDRPVVDRKPLRVRTSGRVSSGTPLAVIGNPTGLPLKIADGAQVRDGNNDIYFKANLDTFGGNSGSPVINTDTGIVEGILVRGETDYRYVNKDGLFCREVYTCADDGCDGEEVTRITQVDGITQDELLSYEDFISKLFKNPSDREELSFVFGMDVVKQGDYAVSSVDFLSICLVHIYKQGLEKEWIDQREGKCDDTLKVEIYNLFNELSY; encoded by the coding sequence ATGGGCAAGTTTAAAAAAGTTTTCTCAATTGTTCTTTTTTCGACATTACTTGTCTCTTGCGAGGAAGTCGAAACCTGTAGTGATAGTTTTCTCGCTGATAAAGAAAATCTCGAAGAACAGTTTATTCAATTACATAAATCCGATTCAACAAAAGAACAAAGTGAATTGTTCTTTGTTTCTTTAAGTGAATTTCTAAAAAAGCATGAAGATAAATTATGTGAACACGATGGTGAAGAGTTAAATGTTCACGCTAAAATTAAAGACTTCATCGCTTCTCAAAAAACACAGGAAAAAGAAATTCTCTATACTCCTGAAGTTGTCTATGGCCAAGATAATCGAATTGACGTTGATCTACATCCCAATCAAAAGCTTAGAGAGTACGATCGAAGTGTGGCAACTCAGATAGAGAAAAAATACATCGATGCCAACTTCTTTATTGATGCACCTACGATCAAGGAGTCTTGGAATCTTTGTCCAAGCGAGAGATTTCTTGCTCAGATGAATCCTGGAAACTGTACAGGATTTTTAGTGGAAGAGGATTTAATTGCCACGGCCGGACACTGTATGACAAGTCTTGAGACTTGTGAAGATTTTTACTGGGCCTTTGATTTTAAAGATTCCACAACACAATTTGATTCTTCGCAAATCTATCGCTGTAAAGAGATAGAAAAACAGGTGCTCGATCACTCAACGATGCTAGATTATGCTCTTGTTCGTCTCGATCGTCCCGTTGTTGATAGAAAACCCCTGCGAGTAAGAACTAGTGGTCGCGTTTCAAGTGGAACTCCTCTTGCCGTTATAGGCAATCCAACTGGTCTTCCTTTAAAAATCGCCGATGGTGCACAGGTGCGTGATGGAAATAATGATATTTATTTTAAGGCCAATCTTGATACATTTGGAGGAAATTCCGGTTCACCTGTTATCAATACAGATACCGGAATTGTAGAGGGAATCCTCGTTCGCGGTGAAACTGATTATCGCTACGTGAATAAAGATGGACTCTTTTGTCGTGAAGTCTATACCTGTGCAGATGATGGATGTGATGGGGAAGAGGTAACGCGCATCACTCAAGTTGATGGCATCACACAAGATGAGCTTCTTAGCTATGAAGATTTCATATCAAAGTTATTTAAAAATCCTAGTGACCGTGAGGAGTTAAGTTTTGTCTTTGGTATGGACGTTGTTAAGCAAGGTGATTATGCCGTATCCTCTGTTGATTTTCTTTCAATCTGTCTTGTTCATATCTATAAGCAAGGACTAGAAAAAGAGTGGATTGATCAAAGAGAAGGCAAGTGTGATGATACTTTGAAAGTTGAAATATACAATCTATTTAACGAACTCTCATACTAG
- a CDS encoding polysaccharide deacetylase family protein, which produces MKNFTLFIMMSAFALQAQAVQKSLSRFPIERSSLVGKKVLALTFDDGPNRTSTRDILETLKEYEVPATFFVLGSLAKENSDVMKEIYDDGHLLANHTYSHQALGKVSFWSRKKTAKNQISKAHDILAPYYRSSDRLFFRAPENSWHKSLSSYLNKQDELSKYVGPVMWDVGGSMNVKGNEITQAADWACWVSPYKLSPSECAQGYLNEIKRKKGGIVLLHDIHVSTAKMLKILLPKLKEMGYSFVTLNEVESLKK; this is translated from the coding sequence ATGAAAAATTTCACTTTATTTATAATGATGTCGGCCTTTGCTCTACAGGCACAAGCTGTACAAAAATCACTGTCACGCTTCCCAATTGAGCGCTCAAGCTTAGTTGGAAAAAAAGTTTTAGCTCTTACTTTTGATGATGGTCCAAATAGAACATCCACAAGAGATATTCTTGAGACATTAAAAGAGTATGAAGTTCCTGCAACATTCTTCGTTCTAGGAAGCCTTGCTAAGGAAAATAGTGACGTGATGAAAGAGATTTATGATGATGGTCACCTACTGGCCAATCATACATACTCTCATCAGGCCCTCGGAAAAGTCTCTTTTTGGTCGCGTAAGAAAACGGCAAAGAATCAAATTTCTAAGGCGCACGATATCCTAGCTCCATACTATAGAAGCTCGGATCGTCTCTTTTTTAGAGCTCCTGAAAACTCATGGCATAAATCCCTTTCAAGTTATTTAAACAAACAAGATGAGCTCTCAAAATATGTTGGACCCGTCATGTGGGACGTTGGTGGATCAATGAATGTAAAAGGAAATGAAATTACTCAAGCAGCTGATTGGGCCTGCTGGGTTTCTCCTTATAAGCTCTCTCCATCCGAATGCGCGCAAGGGTACTTAAACGAAATCAAAAGAAAAAAAGGTGGAATCGTTCTTTTACACGATATTCACGTATCAACAGCGAAAATGTTGAAAATTCTGTTACCGAAATTAAAAGAAATGGGCTACAGCTTTGTAACCCTTAATGAAGTCGAATCACTTAAAAAATAA
- a CDS encoding MgtC/SapB family protein, which produces MITLANMPSIQIEFLGEVPLYIGLGIEIVTALILGAAIGYDREKKMKSAGIKTNIMICIGAALYTAISMLNQQHAGGMADPNRVGAQIVSGIGFLGAGAIIQGRGNVIGLTTAATIWVVAAIGMTVGSGYPLIAGIFTLTTLIVLKLLNPLYNLVESKKEYKSYHLEILSRGRVKSTTKKIILTYVDDIFKVSEEVLDVNQDTRLLNFYFKLHPRRMQELTKEIGTVIRVEKVKFHVNEDMLEEEE; this is translated from the coding sequence ATGATAACTCTCGCAAACATGCCAAGCATTCAAATCGAATTTCTTGGTGAGGTGCCCCTCTATATTGGCCTTGGAATAGAAATTGTAACGGCCCTCATTCTTGGTGCTGCAATTGGCTATGACCGCGAGAAGAAAATGAAGTCTGCTGGTATCAAAACAAATATCATGATTTGTATCGGTGCTGCACTGTATACGGCCATCTCAATGCTCAATCAGCAACATGCTGGAGGTATGGCCGATCCAAACCGTGTTGGGGCACAAATTGTTAGTGGTATTGGTTTTCTTGGTGCTGGAGCGATCATTCAAGGAAGAGGAAATGTCATTGGTCTAACGACTGCGGCCACTATCTGGGTTGTCGCGGCCATCGGAATGACTGTTGGCTCTGGATACCCTCTTATTGCAGGAATTTTCACTCTCACAACTCTTATTGTCTTAAAACTTCTTAATCCTCTTTATAATCTTGTAGAAAGTAAAAAAGAGTACAAGTCTTATCACTTAGAGATCCTCTCTCGCGGTCGAGTGAAATCGACGACAAAGAAAATCATCCTTACTTATGTCGATGATATTTTCAAAGTTAGTGAAGAAGTTCTTGATGTTAATCAAGATACTCGCCTTCTCAATTTCTATTTCAAGTTGCACCCGCGCCGCATGCAGGAGCTAACTAAAGAAATTGGTACAGTGATTCGTGTTGAGAAAGTAAAATTTCACGTCAACGAAGATATGCTTGAAGAGGAAGAATAA
- a CDS encoding Hsp20 family protein encodes MKVTQEQTAKQYLKKLTKSQEDLVKAKEREINKLNTHYNQKLKTQKLANDQMIYEQKEMQKVDIAKAIDQKEERLASIRDSLKESATKLQTEKDNLSKISQLQIEDMNLVNEDKFQNLYSNAKDKSDEIIQQTDLEVDRLQLKSDEQIKDISLKAKSRSDEFARDTNKTLHEQQRSYNLQRRHNEKEFRDRLLIQKQDHNDKVHYVEAKNQIEVNQRKQSYQKELQYLDQHHREILKQKDISFKEKFANMEEAHQSILSRVKERLSSEVKGLTEKYGKFKEDVSMKSEDDFYNVTKLNPTIEPMENGYKVQLEVPSYEQETVSLTAEDRNLTLTLTRRFKDTAIDQDGTVNKSRRSEVMSKTLNVKDLIDPRSVQRKYEDGVLSFLIAKR; translated from the coding sequence ATGAAAGTAACGCAGGAACAAACGGCCAAACAATACCTAAAAAAACTCACAAAGTCGCAAGAAGACCTCGTTAAGGCCAAAGAGCGTGAAATTAACAAATTAAATACTCACTATAATCAGAAATTAAAAACGCAAAAGCTTGCCAATGATCAAATGATCTACGAACAAAAAGAAATGCAAAAAGTAGATATCGCCAAGGCCATTGATCAAAAAGAAGAAAGGCTAGCAAGTATTCGTGACTCTCTCAAAGAGAGTGCAACAAAACTTCAAACTGAAAAAGATAATTTATCAAAAATAAGCCAACTTCAAATTGAAGATATGAACCTCGTGAATGAGGATAAATTTCAAAACCTCTATTCAAATGCTAAAGATAAGTCCGATGAAATTATTCAACAGACAGATCTTGAAGTCGATCGTCTCCAGTTAAAATCCGACGAACAAATTAAAGATATAAGCCTAAAGGCCAAGTCCAGATCAGATGAATTTGCTCGCGATACAAATAAGACTCTTCACGAACAACAAAGATCGTATAATCTGCAAAGAAGACACAATGAAAAAGAATTTAGGGATCGCCTGCTGATACAAAAACAAGATCACAACGATAAAGTTCACTACGTCGAAGCTAAAAATCAAATTGAAGTTAATCAAAGAAAGCAGTCTTACCAAAAAGAACTTCAGTATCTCGACCAACACCACAGAGAGATTCTTAAACAGAAAGACATTTCTTTTAAAGAGAAATTTGCCAATATGGAAGAGGCCCATCAGTCAATACTTTCAAGAGTCAAAGAAAGACTTAGTAGTGAAGTAAAAGGATTAACCGAAAAATACGGTAAATTCAAAGAAGACGTCTCAATGAAATCAGAAGATGACTTTTATAATGTCACGAAATTGAACCCAACAATTGAGCCAATGGAAAATGGATACAAAGTCCAACTTGAAGTTCCTTCCTATGAACAAGAAACTGTTTCTTTAACTGCTGAAGATAGAAATTTAACACTCACACTCACAAGAAGATTTAAAGATACGGCGATCGATCAAGATGGTACAGTGAATAAGTCCAGACGCTCAGAAGTGATGTCTAAAACGCTCAACGTTAAAGACTTAATCGACCCAAGAAGTGTTCAAAGAAAGTATGAAGACGGCGTTTTAAGCTTTCTCATAGCAAAGCGCTAA